One part of the Arthrobacter tumbae genome encodes these proteins:
- a CDS encoding dihydrolipoyl dehydrogenase family protein: MADPVDLLVLGGGTAGIVGSKTAARLGERTVLVESGRTGGDCLWTGCVPSKTLLSAGKDAAEGHTDTGFEQARERIAASIKAIEPEDSPESLEAAGVSVISGSVRFTGAGEAEVGGKRISFRQALIATGSFPTVPPIPGLDDARTVTSETVWDLKEMPGRMVIVGGGPIACELGQAFARLGSRVTILAGSGILSKETRKAAALVRTALAADGVVVAENESAEHVETAPGGGSTVHTSRGNRFSADVILVAAGRTARTEGLGLDAVDVECDDKGQILVDSAMRTSNKSIWAAGDVTQNPKFTHLAGVHASTAASNAILGLHRSVSAIIPRVTFTSPEVAAVGVTEASTPGQTLSTVDLSTTDRAITEGSPAGFAQLVIGKRGRILGGTIVGPRAGESLGELTLAVEQGMSTRQLAGVTHPYPTYNDAVWNAAISHAQSSLDSPAVKAAVRLLSVVARLRNGRR; encoded by the coding sequence ATGGCTGATCCGGTTGATCTCCTGGTTCTTGGGGGTGGAACGGCGGGCATCGTCGGCTCGAAGACAGCAGCCCGGCTCGGCGAGCGTACCGTCCTGGTCGAGTCCGGTCGCACGGGCGGGGATTGCCTGTGGACCGGGTGCGTGCCTTCCAAGACCCTGCTGTCCGCTGGGAAGGACGCCGCAGAAGGGCATACCGATACCGGTTTCGAGCAGGCACGGGAACGGATCGCCGCCTCGATCAAGGCCATCGAGCCGGAGGACTCACCGGAATCCCTGGAGGCGGCCGGAGTGTCGGTCATCAGCGGATCCGTCCGGTTCACGGGCGCTGGGGAGGCGGAGGTGGGCGGCAAGCGGATCAGCTTCCGCCAGGCGTTGATCGCGACCGGCAGTTTCCCCACCGTTCCGCCCATTCCCGGACTGGATGATGCCCGGACGGTCACGTCCGAGACTGTCTGGGACCTCAAGGAAATGCCCGGCCGGATGGTGATTGTCGGCGGAGGTCCGATCGCCTGCGAGCTCGGCCAGGCGTTCGCCCGCCTCGGTTCGCGGGTGACCATCCTCGCGGGCTCGGGCATTCTGTCGAAGGAGACCCGGAAAGCTGCGGCGCTGGTCCGCACTGCCCTCGCGGCGGACGGTGTGGTGGTTGCCGAAAACGAGTCCGCCGAGCACGTTGAGACCGCACCGGGCGGTGGCTCCACCGTGCACACCTCACGCGGCAACCGGTTCAGCGCCGACGTCATCCTCGTCGCCGCCGGCCGCACCGCGCGCACCGAAGGCCTGGGCCTGGACGCAGTTGACGTGGAGTGCGACGACAAGGGCCAGATCCTCGTGGACTCCGCCATGCGCACGTCGAATAAGTCCATCTGGGCGGCCGGGGACGTGACCCAGAACCCGAAGTTCACGCATCTGGCCGGCGTCCATGCCAGCACCGCGGCGTCCAACGCCATCCTCGGGCTGCACCGGTCCGTCAGCGCAATCATCCCACGGGTCACCTTCACCTCACCCGAGGTGGCGGCGGTCGGAGTGACCGAGGCATCGACCCCGGGGCAGACGCTGTCCACCGTCGACCTGTCCACCACCGACCGCGCCATCACGGAGGGCTCACCGGCAGGTTTCGCGCAGCTGGTCATCGGCAAACGCGGACGCATCCTCGGCGGCACGATCGTTGGCCCCCGCGCCGGGGAGTCCCTCGGCGAACTGACCCTCGCGGTGGAGCAGGGCATGAGCACCCGACAGCTGGCCGGAGTTACCCACCCGTACCCCACCTATAACGACGCCGTCTGGAATGCCGCCATTTCCCACGCTCAGTCGTCGTTGGACTCGCCAGCGGTCAAGGCGGCGGTGCGCCTGCTTTCCGTCGTCGCCCGCCTGCGGAACGGACGCCGGTGA
- a CDS encoding class I SAM-dependent methyltransferase, protein MSAEAPVYRAGRRRGIDLLRLAAGDQVMDIGCGTGLNFPLLQEKISPSGTIVGIDRSAAMLKQARRRAERSGWQNVILIEADATSLTPAEVAVSITAAGGRALSDAVLATYALSLMPDWERSWLNMRRLLKPGGRTGVVDMQRPVGRYSVLTPLALLACRLGGADIDAHPWTAVERDCNDVASSSARGGHLQIRVGTT, encoded by the coding sequence CTGTCCGCTGAAGCGCCCGTCTACCGTGCTGGCCGCCGGCGCGGCATCGACCTGCTTCGTCTTGCCGCCGGGGATCAGGTGATGGACATCGGTTGCGGGACCGGCCTCAACTTCCCGCTGCTGCAGGAGAAGATCTCCCCATCAGGGACCATCGTGGGGATTGACCGAAGCGCCGCGATGCTGAAGCAGGCTCGGCGGCGCGCCGAACGCAGCGGCTGGCAGAACGTCATTCTCATTGAGGCTGACGCCACCTCGCTGACCCCCGCGGAGGTCGCGGTTTCCATCACCGCCGCGGGCGGGCGTGCACTCTCCGACGCCGTGCTGGCGACCTACGCGCTGTCGTTGATGCCCGATTGGGAACGGAGCTGGTTGAACATGAGGAGGCTGCTCAAGCCGGGAGGGCGGACCGGCGTCGTCGATATGCAGCGGCCGGTTGGCCGCTATTCGGTGCTGACGCCGCTTGCCCTGCTTGCCTGCCGCCTCGGCGGAGCAGACATCGACGCGCACCCGTGGACCGCTGTGGAGCGGGACTGCAACGACGTCGCCAGCTCGTCAGCCCGCGGCGGTCACTTGCAGATCCGGGTGGGAACGACCTAG
- a CDS encoding SDR family NAD(P)-dependent oxidoreductase has translation MDLQLNGLTALVTGGTKGIGRAIVETFAAEGANVAFCARNADDVAATQQAVGTDLGVGSDTVVGTAVDVGDGRAVARWVSDAATRFGGIDMVVSNVSALAIPDTEENWEASLNVDLMGTVRLVKAALPHLEQSKSPSITAISSVSGREVDFASGPYGTVKSAIIAYIAGLAFQLAEQGIRANTVSPGNTYHAGGVWEQIEQGNPELFSMAMGLNPTHRMGTPREIADTVVFIASPRSSRTTGANVLVDGGLSRGIQF, from the coding sequence ATGGATCTGCAGCTCAACGGGCTGACCGCCCTGGTCACCGGAGGCACCAAGGGAATTGGCCGGGCGATTGTGGAAACCTTCGCGGCAGAGGGCGCCAACGTTGCCTTCTGTGCCAGAAACGCCGACGACGTCGCGGCCACCCAGCAAGCGGTGGGCACCGACCTTGGGGTGGGCTCCGACACCGTGGTGGGCACCGCCGTCGACGTCGGTGATGGGCGAGCCGTGGCACGTTGGGTGAGCGATGCTGCGACGAGGTTCGGCGGCATCGACATGGTGGTCAGCAATGTGAGTGCGCTGGCGATCCCCGATACCGAGGAGAACTGGGAAGCCTCGTTGAATGTGGATCTTATGGGCACCGTGCGCCTGGTCAAGGCGGCGCTGCCTCACCTTGAGCAGAGCAAGTCTCCGTCCATCACTGCCATCTCGAGTGTCTCCGGGCGGGAAGTGGACTTCGCGTCCGGACCGTACGGCACGGTGAAGTCAGCGATCATCGCGTACATCGCCGGCCTGGCCTTTCAGCTTGCCGAACAGGGGATCCGCGCCAATACCGTTTCGCCGGGTAACACCTACCATGCCGGTGGTGTGTGGGAGCAGATCGAGCAGGGGAATCCGGAGCTGTTCAGCATGGCGATGGGACTTAATCCGACGCATCGGATGGGAACGCCGCGGGAGATTGCCGACACCGTGGTGTTCATCGCCAGCCCCCGGTCCAGCCGGACCACAGGCGCCAATGTGCTCGTGGACGGTGGGCTGAGCCGGGGCATCCAGTTCTAG
- a CDS encoding acetamidase/formamidase family protein, translating to MEIVEYRPSRDQLVYTFGGAPPAMTVQPGTVLKLWSEDAFNHALTSVEDLSSEKVDLRFVNPQTGPFYVEGAEPGDTLVLHIVDLTPARTWGASATIPFFGGLTSTDRTALLQEPLPDITWIYHLDTERNTVGFESRFGDFQVQLPLEPMLGTVGVAPPGGEVRSSLVPERFGGNMDSPEVKAGSTIYLGVNVEGALFSIGDGHYRQGEGEACGTAVEGAMDSTIMVELIKGGAPAWPRIETDTHWMAIGSSRPMEDSWRIGQLEMVRWFGELFGLHAMDAYQLLTQTAQAPIANAVDANYSVVVKAAKSLFPTANAYDGVHTDLRNRSAGI from the coding sequence ATGGAGATCGTCGAGTACAGGCCGTCGCGTGACCAGCTCGTCTATACCTTCGGCGGCGCTCCGCCTGCGATGACGGTCCAGCCCGGAACGGTCCTCAAGCTCTGGTCCGAGGACGCCTTCAACCACGCGCTCACCTCCGTCGAGGATCTCTCCAGCGAGAAGGTGGACCTGCGCTTCGTCAACCCGCAGACCGGACCCTTCTATGTTGAGGGCGCTGAACCGGGAGACACACTCGTCCTCCACATCGTCGACCTGACGCCCGCCCGGACGTGGGGCGCTTCAGCCACCATCCCGTTCTTCGGCGGCCTGACCAGTACCGACCGCACCGCACTCCTGCAGGAACCGCTGCCCGACATCACCTGGATCTACCACCTCGATACCGAGCGGAACACCGTAGGGTTCGAATCCCGCTTCGGTGACTTCCAGGTACAGCTGCCGCTGGAGCCGATGCTCGGCACCGTCGGTGTTGCCCCGCCCGGGGGAGAAGTGCGTTCTTCCCTGGTGCCCGAGCGGTTCGGCGGCAACATGGATTCCCCTGAGGTCAAAGCGGGCTCAACCATCTATCTCGGCGTGAATGTCGAGGGTGCGCTCTTCTCCATCGGCGACGGTCACTACCGGCAGGGCGAGGGCGAGGCCTGTGGCACCGCCGTCGAGGGCGCAATGGATTCCACCATCATGGTGGAACTGATCAAGGGCGGAGCTCCGGCCTGGCCGCGCATCGAAACGGACACCCACTGGATGGCGATCGGCTCGTCCCGCCCCATGGAGGATTCGTGGCGGATCGGCCAACTCGAGATGGTGCGCTGGTTCGGCGAACTCTTCGGCCTCCACGCCATGGATGCCTACCAGCTCCTCACCCAGACGGCGCAGGCTCCCATTGCCAACGCCGTTGACGCGAACTACAGCGTGGTCGTGAAAGCGGCCAAATCGCTGTTCCCGACAGCCAACGCCTACGACGGCGTCCACACCGACCTGCGAAACCGCAGCGCCGGAATCTAG
- a CDS encoding SDR family NAD(P)-dependent oxidoreductase yields the protein MTTIAIIGAGQGLGAAVARRFGKEGYDVGLISRHQGRLDALADELAKDGINAKGFAADVRDPDSIAKALEQVTETLGPIEVLQYSPLPQKDFMRPVLETTPADLVGPIEFSIYGPVAAVHQVVPGMRFLGENRGTILFVNGGSAVKPGRNVTGTSVAFAGQAAYAELLNEVLGEEGIQVSQLIIGGRIVEGDPEKDPDVLAGILWDLHTKRDRFRHQVSED from the coding sequence ATGACAACTATTGCGATCATCGGAGCAGGACAAGGTCTCGGAGCCGCCGTTGCGCGGCGATTCGGCAAGGAGGGCTACGACGTTGGACTCATCTCGCGGCATCAGGGGCGTCTTGACGCGCTGGCCGACGAACTGGCGAAGGATGGGATCAATGCAAAGGGGTTCGCCGCAGATGTGCGGGATCCGGATTCCATAGCCAAGGCGCTGGAGCAGGTCACGGAAACCCTCGGCCCTATTGAGGTGCTGCAGTACAGCCCGCTGCCGCAGAAGGACTTTATGCGTCCGGTGCTGGAGACCACTCCGGCCGATCTGGTTGGCCCCATTGAATTCTCGATTTATGGTCCGGTCGCCGCCGTACACCAGGTGGTACCGGGTATGCGATTCCTCGGCGAGAACCGCGGCACCATCCTCTTTGTGAACGGTGGCTCCGCAGTGAAGCCCGGCCGCAACGTAACCGGCACCTCGGTGGCTTTCGCCGGCCAGGCCGCCTACGCCGAACTCCTCAACGAGGTCCTGGGCGAAGAAGGCATTCAGGTCTCGCAGCTGATCATCGGCGGGCGAATCGTTGAGGGCGACCCCGAGAAGGACCCGGACGTTCTCGCCGGCATCCTGTGGGACCTTCACACCAAGCGGGACCGCTTCCGACACCAGGTCAGTGAAGACTAG
- a CDS encoding TPM domain-containing protein, with amino-acid sequence MTRTHVRSLAAAAAAAMMLLVLTGCGGEPAAAPAPPTQGNVLDAAEVLTDQQEQQLNTLIENSNRSTNAARVAVLTVENAGGSIEDYAREVATAWGVGDDGADNGVLIVADTAERELRVETADGVREQFSDDEAEDVVEDVLEPAFADEEYAQGLTEAVEQIYLYADGQEPPSDPFAWVLPASIVGGMVALFGVVAAVIVRDSRRRRRIADDEIRAAEESDPNLRLTDEQREAYRKYRYNHRKDDAVTNPAMWLPLYIANPALYSGGSSGNASGSSFNSGGGFTGGGASGSY; translated from the coding sequence ATGACGCGCACACATGTACGGAGTTTGGCCGCAGCGGCGGCTGCGGCCATGATGCTGCTCGTTCTGACCGGCTGCGGCGGCGAACCCGCAGCTGCGCCCGCGCCGCCCACCCAGGGCAACGTCCTGGACGCCGCCGAGGTGCTCACCGATCAGCAGGAACAGCAGCTCAACACGCTCATCGAGAATTCGAACCGCAGCACAAACGCCGCCCGGGTGGCCGTCCTGACCGTCGAGAACGCCGGCGGATCCATCGAGGACTATGCGCGTGAAGTCGCCACCGCGTGGGGCGTTGGCGACGACGGCGCGGACAACGGCGTGCTCATCGTCGCCGACACCGCAGAGCGGGAACTTCGCGTCGAAACAGCCGACGGCGTGCGGGAACAGTTCTCCGACGACGAGGCGGAAGACGTTGTCGAGGATGTCCTCGAACCCGCCTTCGCCGACGAGGAGTACGCGCAGGGCCTCACCGAGGCCGTCGAGCAGATCTACCTGTACGCGGACGGACAGGAGCCGCCCAGCGATCCCTTCGCCTGGGTTCTCCCAGCCTCGATCGTCGGCGGTATGGTGGCCCTTTTCGGCGTTGTGGCGGCTGTCATCGTGCGGGACAGCCGCCGTCGCCGTCGTATTGCCGACGACGAAATCCGCGCCGCGGAGGAGAGCGATCCGAACCTGCGCCTCACCGATGAGCAGCGCGAGGCGTACCGGAAGTACCGGTACAACCACCGCAAGGACGACGCCGTCACGAACCCCGCCATGTGGCTGCCCCTTTACATCGCCAACCCTGCGCTCTACTCGGGTGGCAGCAGCGGGAACGCCTCCGGCTCGTCCTTCAATAGCGGCGGCGGCTTCACCGGCGGCGGGGCCTCCGGAAGCTACTAG
- a CDS encoding MFS transporter, translating into MTGQDPAPQGAAAVTQDSDVTDSDAVDTSLRSPEERSRTFWGILINTGVANITTSYLWFALTFWAYLETRNVIATGVIGGAYMLLIALSSISFGTFVDRYRKLAFMRFAGAFTLGMFLLSGVMFLYTPEASLLDLTQPWFWVFTLIILIGAVVENLRNIALSTTVTILIEPDRRANANGLVGMVQGLMFIITSVLSGLSVGLLGMGWTIVVALLLTALAFAHLLTLRMPEEVRAAATDAHGSFDLRGSWAAVMAITGLFALILFSTFNNFVGGVYMALMDPYGLELFPVELWGIYFALGATGFIVGGALIGKFGLGANPLRTMLIAVVIMGVIGAVFTIREWAWLYIAGIWLYLVLIPFIEAAEQTVIQRVVPLPRQGRVFGLAMAFEAGAAPITAFLIAPIAEVWIIPYARSAEGAAQLAPLLGEGTSRGIALIFLFAGIVLIAAALLAFLTPVYRRVSASYAQSAAETPAEQALRSHRDAV; encoded by the coding sequence ATGACCGGGCAGGATCCGGCCCCTCAGGGGGCCGCTGCGGTTACCCAGGACAGCGACGTGACGGACAGCGACGCCGTCGACACCTCGCTGCGCAGTCCGGAGGAACGGTCCCGCACCTTCTGGGGCATCCTCATCAACACCGGCGTCGCGAACATCACCACCAGCTACCTCTGGTTCGCCCTGACGTTCTGGGCCTACCTGGAAACGCGAAACGTGATCGCCACCGGAGTGATCGGCGGCGCCTACATGCTGTTGATCGCCCTGTCGAGCATCAGCTTCGGTACGTTCGTGGACCGCTACCGCAAACTCGCGTTCATGCGGTTCGCCGGCGCCTTCACCCTGGGGATGTTCCTGCTCTCCGGGGTGATGTTCCTCTACACGCCGGAGGCCAGCCTGCTGGATCTGACGCAGCCGTGGTTCTGGGTCTTCACGCTGATCATCCTGATCGGCGCCGTGGTCGAGAACCTGCGCAACATCGCACTGTCCACCACGGTCACCATCCTGATCGAGCCGGACCGGCGGGCCAACGCCAACGGACTGGTAGGGATGGTGCAGGGGCTGATGTTCATCATCACCTCGGTGCTCTCCGGCTTGTCGGTCGGGCTGCTCGGCATGGGGTGGACGATCGTCGTCGCCCTGCTTCTGACAGCGCTTGCCTTCGCGCACCTGCTCACCCTACGCATGCCCGAGGAAGTGCGCGCCGCCGCCACGGACGCGCACGGCAGCTTCGACCTGCGCGGCTCCTGGGCCGCCGTCATGGCCATCACCGGGCTGTTTGCGCTGATCCTGTTCTCCACGTTCAACAACTTCGTGGGCGGCGTCTATATGGCGTTGATGGACCCCTACGGACTGGAACTGTTCCCCGTTGAGCTGTGGGGAATCTACTTCGCGCTCGGTGCGACCGGGTTCATTGTGGGCGGCGCTTTGATCGGCAAGTTCGGCCTCGGCGCCAATCCGCTGCGCACTATGCTCATCGCCGTCGTCATTATGGGGGTGATCGGCGCGGTCTTCACCATCCGCGAGTGGGCGTGGCTCTACATCGCCGGGATCTGGCTGTACCTGGTGCTCATCCCGTTCATCGAGGCCGCCGAGCAGACGGTGATTCAGCGCGTGGTGCCGCTGCCGCGCCAGGGGCGGGTGTTCGGGCTCGCCATGGCGTTCGAGGCGGGCGCAGCGCCGATCACCGCGTTCCTCATCGCGCCGATCGCCGAAGTCTGGATCATCCCCTACGCCCGTTCAGCGGAGGGAGCCGCGCAACTGGCCCCGCTCCTCGGCGAGGGCACCTCCCGCGGCATTGCGCTGATCTTCCTGTTCGCAGGGATCGTCCTCATCGCCGCCGCTCTCCTGGCCTTCCTGACTCCGGTCTACCGCCGCGTTTCGGCGTCCTATGCACAGTCAGCCGCTGAGACGCCAGCGGAGCAGGCACTGCGTTCTCATCGCGACGCTGTCTGA
- the mraY gene encoding phospho-N-acetylmuramoyl-pentapeptide-transferase produces the protein MIALLIAAALALILAISGTPLLARFLVKKNYGQFIREDGPTSHHTKRGTPTMGGAVIIGAVVIAYLTTHGIMMLMGESTGPTATGLLLLLVAVGMGFVGFLDDYIKISKQRSLGLTGPAKIIGQTAVGVAFAVPALNFPDENGRTPASTAISFVRDTSFDLAFAGSLVGAILFILWATFILTATSNAVNVTDGLDGLAAGASVLVFSAYMLMGIWQFNQRCADPSVPANICYQVRDPLDLALIAAAMCGSLVGFLWWNTSPATIIMGDTGSLALGGAIAGFAILSRTELLLVILAGLFVMVTLSVIIQVSYFKLSGGKRIFRMTPLHHHFELKGWEQVTVVARFWIIAGLFVAVALGIFYAEWVVLL, from the coding sequence ATGATTGCGCTGCTGATTGCTGCGGCTCTCGCCTTGATTTTGGCAATTTCCGGCACGCCTCTACTCGCCCGTTTCCTGGTCAAGAAGAACTACGGTCAGTTCATCCGCGAAGATGGTCCCACCTCGCATCACACCAAACGGGGAACACCCACGATGGGTGGCGCGGTGATTATCGGAGCAGTGGTGATCGCCTACCTAACGACGCACGGCATCATGATGCTGATGGGGGAATCGACCGGTCCAACTGCCACCGGGCTACTGCTACTACTGGTCGCCGTCGGTATGGGCTTCGTGGGTTTTCTTGATGACTACATCAAGATTTCCAAACAGCGCAGCCTCGGTCTTACTGGACCAGCGAAGATCATCGGTCAGACAGCTGTCGGGGTAGCGTTCGCCGTCCCGGCTCTGAACTTCCCGGATGAAAACGGGCGGACTCCGGCCTCCACCGCTATCTCGTTCGTTCGGGATACATCTTTCGATCTGGCATTCGCCGGGTCGCTGGTCGGTGCGATCCTCTTCATCCTGTGGGCCACCTTCATTCTCACCGCTACGTCCAACGCCGTAAATGTTACCGATGGATTGGACGGCCTCGCCGCAGGCGCCTCTGTTTTGGTTTTCAGTGCCTACATGTTGATGGGCATCTGGCAGTTCAACCAGAGATGTGCCGATCCCAGTGTGCCCGCGAACATTTGCTACCAAGTGCGAGACCCGCTCGACTTGGCCCTAATTGCAGCCGCGATGTGCGGTTCACTCGTTGGATTCCTTTGGTGGAACACTTCACCCGCAACGATCATCATGGGCGATACCGGATCACTCGCCCTCGGCGGTGCAATCGCAGGATTCGCCATACTGTCCCGCACAGAACTGCTGCTAGTCATCCTCGCGGGCCTGTTCGTCATGGTCACCTTGTCGGTCATCATTCAGGTGAGCTATTTCAAACTCTCCGGCGGCAAGCGCATCTTCCGAATGACCCCACTGCACCACCATTTCGAGCTGAAGGGTTGGGAACAGGTCACCGTCGTGGCGCGGTTCTGGATCATAGCCGGTCTCTTCGTGGCCGTCGCCCTCGGCATCTTCTACGCCGAATGGGTTGTGCTGCTCTAA
- a CDS encoding DinB family protein, with amino-acid sequence MIDGAAKAHLHERHRDVREQLVEKLKGLSEYDVRRPMSRTGTNLLGLIKHLALYEAAYFGHTFGRPFPEQPIPTLDGNFRNRDFMWVTEHENRDDIMAAYQRACQHADTTIESLPIDAIGHVSWWHSDVTLFNVLLHMLVETSQHLGHADIIREGIDGTAGASTEPLSAAEQNEWATHWTMIETAARKAAGI; translated from the coding sequence ATGATCGACGGAGCCGCCAAAGCGCACCTTCACGAGCGACACAGGGATGTGCGTGAACAATTAGTAGAGAAGCTCAAGGGACTTAGTGAATATGACGTGCGCCGACCCATGAGTCGCACCGGCACGAATCTTCTCGGTTTGATCAAGCACCTGGCACTTTACGAGGCAGCCTATTTCGGGCACACCTTCGGCCGGCCGTTTCCAGAACAGCCCATTCCCACTCTCGATGGAAACTTTCGCAATCGTGACTTCATGTGGGTGACAGAGCACGAAAACCGCGACGACATCATGGCCGCGTACCAGCGAGCATGCCAGCACGCGGACACCACAATCGAATCCCTGCCTATTGACGCGATTGGACACGTGTCTTGGTGGCATTCTGACGTCACCCTCTTCAACGTGCTACTTCATATGCTCGTTGAGACGTCACAACACCTGGGCCACGCGGATATCATCCGCGAAGGCATAGACGGAACTGCCGGAGCGAGCACGGAACCGCTAAGTGCAGCCGAGCAAAACGAGTGGGCAACGCACTGGACGATGATCGAAACTGCTGCCCGCAAAGCAGCCGGAATTTGA